In Terriglobia bacterium, the following proteins share a genomic window:
- a CDS encoding DUF3300 domain-containing protein: MRKTLAILLVICFCITGFDPLLLPGPNPGASLLAATEQAEDTSYAVQFTPEQLDNLVAPIALYPDPLLAQVLLASTFVDQISDAAQWVGSNNDPNYIDSQPWDVSVKAVAHYPSVLYMMRDRIDWTTSLGQAYVDQSTDVMLAVQRLRRMARSAGNLVTTPQQQVIYEGGYVQIVPAQPRYIYVPVYDPGVVYYRRAPGAIVAVGLISFGAGLLIGAWLNHDCDWRGHRVFYHGWVGGGWIGRSRTNVHITNIYVNNNYRNVHINRTVVNRNVDYKNLNRYNGVHRNVDYSHVNRHAGGPPSRTHGNAPPPRVESNRGREPMTHRTPTTQSRPQTQVHKETRPQVQEHKQVRPQVQEHKQVKPQVQEHKQIRPKTEQRKVTPVPKQSHKQEAPKTQEHKKGESKSEKRNQ; encoded by the coding sequence GTGCGAAAAACTCTCGCCATATTACTCGTCATTTGTTTCTGCATTACAGGATTTGATCCTTTACTTCTGCCGGGACCCAACCCGGGTGCATCCTTGCTGGCCGCAACCGAGCAGGCCGAGGACACTTCGTATGCCGTCCAATTTACACCGGAGCAACTGGACAATCTGGTGGCGCCCATTGCGCTCTACCCGGACCCGTTGCTGGCGCAGGTCCTGTTGGCCTCGACCTTTGTAGATCAGATTTCGGATGCCGCTCAATGGGTGGGTTCCAACAACGATCCGAACTACATCGACTCGCAGCCCTGGGACGTCAGCGTCAAGGCCGTCGCTCATTACCCGAGCGTGCTTTACATGATGCGCGACCGAATCGATTGGACCACCTCGCTCGGACAGGCCTACGTTGACCAGTCCACCGATGTCATGCTGGCTGTCCAGCGCCTGCGCCGCATGGCCCGTTCCGCCGGCAACCTGGTTACGACTCCGCAGCAGCAGGTGATCTATGAGGGAGGCTATGTGCAGATTGTTCCTGCTCAGCCTCGCTACATTTACGTGCCGGTGTACGACCCGGGCGTCGTCTATTACCGCCGGGCACCCGGAGCCATCGTGGCGGTGGGCCTCATCTCGTTTGGAGCGGGTCTTCTCATCGGCGCCTGGTTGAACCATGACTGTGACTGGCGCGGTCACCGCGTCTTCTACCATGGCTGGGTTGGCGGGGGTTGGATCGGCCGCAGCCGGACAAACGTCCACATTACCAACATCTACGTCAATAACAATTACAGGAACGTACATATCAACCGCACCGTGGTGAATCGCAACGTGGATTACAAGAATCTCAACCGCTACAACGGTGTTCACCGGAATGTGGATTACAGCCATGTCAATCGCCATGCCGGAGGCCCGCCCTCCCGGACTCATGGCAATGCTCCTCCCCCACGGGTTGAGAGCAACCGCGGGCGAGAGCCGATGACACATCGAACCCCGACGACCCAATCGCGGCCCCAGACCCAAGTTCATAAGGAAACACGGCCACAAGTACAAGAGCACAAACAAGTGCGTCCCCAGGTACAAGAGCACAAGCAGGTGAAGCCGCAGGTGCAAGAACACAAACAGATCCGACCAAAGACTGAACAGCGCAAGGTCACCCCCGTCCCGAAACAGTCGCACAAGCAAGAGGCGCCAAAGACCCAGGAGCACAAGAAAGGGGAATCGAAGTCAGAAAAAAGGAACCAGTAG
- a CDS encoding amidohydrolase family protein — protein sequence MKKACAVFLLLLAVLLLAQTRQNSGQESFALAHVTLVDVADGSTVPDVTVLITGNQIADVGKSDQVPVPAGTKVVNAEGKFLIPGLWDMHVHWYDKRSLPLFTANGVTGIRQMFGTPELLRWRQELADGSLQGPRMIVASPILDGPRPFWPNSIAVGNEGEGRKAVLKVKKWGADFVKVYSFLPRDAYFGIAEEAKEQGIPFAGHVPWSVSAAEASDAGQKSIEHLTGVFMACSEDEEKIRRQLPQNTPFGARSLIEASALAKYDRRKAAALFQRFVKNGTWQCPTLTVLRSSANREERGFRDDPRLKYMPTEVRERWERRAEARSTIRAEEEYNYAKKVYPKYFELIGAMRRAGLQFLAGTDTGNPYCFPGFSLHDELALLVQAGLTPIDALRAATLNPSKFLGLDRSFGTIEKGKIADLVMLDANPLDDIRNTQKIHAVVSNGLFLDRDALDRMLARAR from the coding sequence GTGAAAAAGGCTTGTGCTGTATTTCTTCTTCTCCTGGCAGTCCTGCTCCTGGCGCAAACCCGGCAGAACTCCGGCCAGGAGTCTTTTGCCTTGGCTCACGTCACCCTTGTTGACGTGGCCGACGGGTCGACCGTGCCCGATGTGACTGTCCTGATCACCGGCAATCAAATCGCTGACGTCGGGAAATCCGATCAAGTCCCGGTGCCGGCAGGCACGAAGGTTGTGAATGCTGAAGGCAAGTTCTTGATTCCGGGTTTGTGGGATATGCATGTCCATTGGTATGACAAGCGCTCCCTCCCGCTATTCACCGCCAATGGTGTTACCGGCATCCGGCAGATGTTTGGAACCCCGGAACTGCTGCGATGGCGCCAGGAGTTGGCCGATGGCTCACTTCAGGGACCGCGCATGATCGTCGCCAGTCCCATTCTTGACGGTCCGCGCCCGTTCTGGCCGAACTCCATCGCCGTGGGCAACGAGGGCGAGGGCCGGAAGGCCGTCCTCAAAGTCAAAAAATGGGGGGCGGACTTTGTGAAGGTCTATTCGTTTCTGCCGCGCGACGCCTACTTCGGCATCGCGGAGGAGGCGAAGGAACAAGGAATCCCTTTCGCCGGCCACGTCCCTTGGTCCGTCTCCGCGGCCGAAGCCTCCGATGCCGGGCAGAAGAGCATCGAGCACTTGACCGGCGTCTTCATGGCTTGCTCCGAGGACGAGGAGAAAATCAGAAGACAGCTTCCGCAAAATACCCCTTTCGGAGCCCGCTCCCTCATCGAAGCGAGTGCTCTTGCGAAGTACGACCGCAGGAAGGCAGCGGCGCTGTTCCAGCGGTTTGTAAAAAACGGGACGTGGCAGTGTCCCACGCTGACCGTGCTGAGGAGTTCCGCGAACAGGGAGGAAAGGGGCTTCAGGGATGATCCGCGCCTCAAGTATATGCCGACCGAAGTCAGGGAGAGATGGGAACGGAGGGCCGAAGCGCGGTCCACCATCAGGGCGGAAGAAGAATACAATTACGCCAAGAAGGTCTATCCCAAGTACTTTGAACTCATCGGCGCGATGCGGCGCGCGGGCCTTCAGTTTCTGGCCGGAACCGACACCGGAAATCCTTACTGCTTTCCAGGGTTCAGCCTGCACGATGAACTCGCGCTACTGGTTCAGGCGGGGCTGACCCCGATTGATGCGCTGCGTGCTGCCACCCTCAACCCGTCGAAGTTCCTGGGCCTCGACCGCTCATTCGGGACCATTGAGAAGGGTAAGATCGCTGACCTCGTCATGTTGGACGCCAACCCGCTGGACGATATCCGAAATACCCAGAAAATTCATGCCGTGGTGTCGAACGGTCTGTTCCTCGATCGGGACGCACTCGACAGAATGCTCGCCCGGGCAAGGTAG